A window from Theobroma cacao cultivar B97-61/B2 chromosome 3, Criollo_cocoa_genome_V2, whole genome shotgun sequence encodes these proteins:
- the LOC18606677 gene encoding hyphally regulated cell wall protein 3 — MASVQLPKTTEKGLNQGYYGCSSFGQKVSDMANWACKATRENKYQGPQNGYAVAYSESECYSQIQHPIHGTKESQTAYAMAEFRDEYGRSYGSHKSQNGNAMSKTRVHGPGIGFGNHFSDGNQTSPGKGQNHGYGYGYGSAHGNQKNSGMGHGFSNHTSYEATEAYGYGSTHGNHKNSGKGHGFSNHANYETTEAYGYYDESNGYGNCANNGLAHSPAHHRGKHSGQRQEFIKAQAYGPSKNMDYGTTETETRHYAKTETHYANESHYYGGGRGFPAGNGSHCIGRAGCAPTCNGRECHAKPKNMGDHPVRGLLSKIKDGISGNRSDHGSGSGSGSDSDSDSDCDEYGKRKVWVSKAI; from the exons ATGGCCTCAGTGCAGTTGCCCAAAACAACCGAAAAGGGCTTGAACCAAGGATATTATGGTTGCAGCTCATTCGGCCAGAAAGTGTCTGACATGGCTAACTGGGCATGCAAGGCTACAAGGGAGAACAAATACCAGGGACCCCAGAATGGCTATGCAGTGGCTTACAGCGAAAGTGAATGCTATAGCCAAATCCAACACCCCATCCATGGGACGAAAGAATCCCAGACAGCTTACGCAATGGCCGAATTTCGGGATGAGTATGGCCGATCTTATGGCAGCCACAAGTCCCAAAATGGCAATGCAATGTCCAAAACCAGGGTTCATGGTCCTGGAATTGGCTTCGGTAACCATTTCAGCGACGGGAATCAGACTAGCCCCGGAAAAGGCCAAAACCATGGTTATGGCTATGGCTATGGTTCGGCCCATGGTAACCAGAAAAATAGTGGAATGGGCCATGGCTTCAGTAATCACACAAGCTATGAAGCAACTGAAGCTTATGGCTATGGTTCAACCCATGGTAACCACAAAAATAGTGGAAAGGGCCATGGCTTCAGTAATCACGCAAACTATGAAACAACTGAAGCTTACGGCTATTATGACGAAAGCAACGGCTACGGGAATTGTGCAAACAATGGACTGGCGCATAGCCCAGCACACCACCGCGGCAAACACTCTGGACAGAGACAAGAGTTCATCAAGGCCCAAGCTTACGGTCCTAGCAAAAACATGGATTATGGTACCACGGAAACAGAGACACGTCATTATGCCAAGACCGAAACCCACTATGCCAATGAGTCTCACTACTACGGCGGAGGCCGTGGATTCCCTGCTGGCAATGGCTCTCATTGCATTGGGCGAGCTGGTTGTGCACCAACTTGCAACGGTAGGGAGTGCCACGCAAAGCCCAAAAACATGGGCGACCACCCTGTCAGGGGTCTCCTAAGCAAGATAAAGGATGGCATTTCGGGCAACCGCAGTGACCATGGCAGTGGCAGCGGCAGCGGCAGCGACAGCGACAGCGACAGTGATTGTGACGAGTATGGGAAGAGGAAG GTCTGGGTAAGCAAAGCAATATGA
- the LOC18606676 gene encoding uncharacterized protein LOC18606676 yields the protein MASVQRCKPAEKSCCHQGHQDHSLSQKVSGMASSIFKGHGSHHSDGQPTECCGQTQGHCPHHTTSHTSQNQCMSQTNGHKTQHDASGTAMACQGKTKKRGEHKKRGLLQKIKDGISGDDSSSSSDSESDDDKCGTKKN from the exons ATGGCTTCAGTCCAACGCTGCAAACCTGCTGAGAAAAGCTGCTGCCACCAGGGACACCAAGACCACTCATTAAGCCAGAAGGTGTCCGGCATGGCTAGCTCAATCTTCAAGGGCCATGGAAGCCACCACAGCGATGGCCAGCCTACCGAATGCTGCGGCCAAACCCAAGGGCATTGCCCACATCACACCACGTCTCACACGAGCCAAAACCAGTGCATGAGCCAGACTAACGGCCACAAAACTCAGCACGATGCATCCGGTACTGCCATGGCTTGCCAGGGTAAGACCAAAAAGAGGGGTGAGCACAAGAAGAGAGGCCTGCTACAGAAGATCAAAGATGGCATTTCCGGTGACGACAGCAGTAGCAGCAGTGACAGTGAGAGTGACGATGACAAATGTGGGACAAAAAAG AACTGA
- the LOC18606675 gene encoding transcription factor TRY isoform X2, with protein MDERPQKQAKILKSTSEEVSSIEWEFIKMTEQEEDLVYRIYRLVGDRLASITCIDVVLFVSVALLGCLRERKRS; from the exons ATGGATGAGCGTCCGCAGAAACAAGCCAAGATCTTAAAATCCACCTCGGAAG AAGTAAGCAGTATCGAGTGGGAATTCATAAAGATGACTGAACAAGAGGAAGATCTTGTATACAGAATTTACAGATTGGTTGGAGACAG ATTGGCTTCTATAACTTGCATAGACGTGGTCCTGTTTGTCTCTGTGGCCCTGCTCGGGTGCTTGCGTGAGAGAAAGAGATCCTGA
- the LOC18606675 gene encoding transcription factor TRY isoform X1 has product MDERPQKQAKILKSTSEEVSSIEWEFIKMTEQEEDLVYRIYRLVGDRWDLIAGRIPGRTAEEIERFWIMRHGEMFADKRDEEKAKVS; this is encoded by the exons ATGGATGAGCGTCCGCAGAAACAAGCCAAGATCTTAAAATCCACCTCGGAAG AAGTAAGCAGTATCGAGTGGGAATTCATAAAGATGACTGAACAAGAGGAAGATCTTGTATACAGAATTTACAGATTGGTTGGAGACAG GTGGGATTTGATAGCTGGAAGAATTCCGGGGCGTACAGCAGAAGAAATAGAGAGGTTTTGGATAATGAGACATGGTGAGATGTTTGCTGATAAAAGGGATGAAGAGAAGGCCAAAGTTTCGTGa